One Bos indicus isolate NIAB-ARS_2022 breed Sahiwal x Tharparkar chromosome 22, NIAB-ARS_B.indTharparkar_mat_pri_1.0, whole genome shotgun sequence DNA window includes the following coding sequences:
- the LOC139178641 gene encoding cathelicidin-1 isoform X2: METPRASLSLGRWSLWLLLLGLALPSASAQALSYREAVLRAVDQLNEQSSEPNIYRLLELDQPPQDDEDPDSPKRVSFRVKETVCSRTTQQPPEQCDFKENGLLKRCEGTVTLDQVRGNFDITCNNHRSIRITKQPWAPPQAARLCRIVVIRVCR; this comes from the exons ATGGAGACCCCGAGGGCCAGCCTCTCCCTGGGACGGTGGtcactgtggctgctgctgctgggactAGCGCTGCCCTCGGCCAGCGCCCAGGCCCTCAGCTACAGGGAGGCCGTGCTTCGTGCTGTGGATCAGCTCAATGAGCAATCCTCAGAACCTAACATTTACCGTCTTCTCGAGCTGGACCAGCCTCCTCAGGAT GATGAAGACCCAGACAGCCCGAAGCGGGTGAGCTTCAGGGTGAAGGAGACCGTGTGCTCCAGGACCACCCAGCAGCCCCCCGAGCAGTGTGACTTCAAGGAGAATGGG CTGCTGAAACGCTGTGAGGGGACAGTCACCCTGGACCAGGTCAGGGGTAACTTCGACATCACCTGTAATAAT CACCGGAGCATCAGGATTACAAAGCAGCCATGGGCACCACCACAGGCAGCCCGATTATGTCGCATTGTAGTGATAAGGGTTTGCAGATAA
- the LOC139178641 gene encoding cathelicidin-1 isoform X3 yields METPRASLSLGRWSLWLLLLGLALPSASAQALSYREAVLRAVDQLNEQSSEPNIYRLLELDQPPQDDEDPDSPKRVSFRVKETVCSRTTQQPPEQCDFKENGLLKRCEGTVTLDQVRGNFDITCNNVSGPFCTVATAVVVGCGTSFGPMTHCPIQGRERLSYPAPSLPEPQISRPGCVSLRAVVLSWGPHPENLSERQILSPTQAT; encoded by the exons ATGGAGACCCCGAGGGCCAGCCTCTCCCTGGGACGGTGGtcactgtggctgctgctgctgggactAGCGCTGCCCTCGGCCAGCGCCCAGGCCCTCAGCTACAGGGAGGCCGTGCTTCGTGCTGTGGATCAGCTCAATGAGCAATCCTCAGAACCTAACATTTACCGTCTTCTCGAGCTGGACCAGCCTCCTCAGGAT GATGAAGACCCAGACAGCCCGAAGCGGGTGAGCTTCAGGGTGAAGGAGACCGTGTGCTCCAGGACCACCCAGCAGCCCCCCGAGCAGTGTGACTTCAAGGAGAATGGG CTGCTGAAACGCTGTGAGGGGACAGTCACCCTGGACCAGGTCAGGGGTAACTTCGACATCACCTGTAATAATGTAAGTGGCCCCTTCTGTACTGTGGCAACTGCTGTGGTGGTGGGTTGTGGAACTTCCTTTGGACCAATGACCCACTGCCCCATCCAGGGCAGAGAAAGACTCTCctaccctgccccctccctccccgagCCCCAGATCTCCCGTCCTGGCTGTGTGTCccttagagcagtggttctctcCTGGGGTCCCCACCCAGAGAACTTGTCAGAAAGGCAGATTCTCAGCCCCACTCAGGCCACCTGA
- the LOC139178643 gene encoding cathelicidin-4, producing MQTQRASLSLGRWSLWLLLLGLVVPSASAQALSYREAVLRAVDQLNELSSEANLYRLLELDPPPKDNEDLGTRKPVSFTVKETVCPRTIQQPAEQCDFKEKGRVKQCVGTVTLDPSNDQFDLNCNELQSVILPWKWRWWPWRRG from the exons ATGCAGACCCAGAGGGCCAGCCTCTCACTGGGGCGGTGGTCactgtggctactgctgctgGGACTAGTGGTGCCCTCGGCCAGCGCCCAAGCCCTCAGCTACAGGGAGGCCGTGCTTCGTGCTGTGGATCAGCTCAATGAGCTGTCCTCAGAAGCTAATCTCTACCGCCTCCTGGAGCTAGACCCACCTCCCAAGGAT AATGAAGATCTGGGCACTCGAAAGCCTGTGAGCTTCACGGTGAAGGAGACTGTGTGCCCCAGGACGATTCAGCAGCCCGCGGAGCAGTGTGACttcaaggagaaaggg CGGGTGAAACAGTGTGTGGGGACAGTCACCCTGGACCCATCCAATGACCAGTTTGACCTAAACTGTAATGAG CTCCAGAGTGTCATCCTACCCTGGAAATGGCGATGGTGGCCTTGGCGCAGAGGTTGA